A genomic stretch from Calidithermus timidus DSM 17022 includes:
- the coaD gene encoding pantetheine-phosphate adenylyltransferase, which yields MHVVYPGSFDPLHNGHLDVIRRASGLFERVTVAVLENPSKRGQQLFSAEERVHIIRDAVAQANLGNVQVHTFQGLLVDFLKSLGAKVIVKGLRAVSDYEYELQMAHLNRQYPPHPETLFIMAATRWSFISSTMVKEIARYGGDVSEMVPPATLEALLYKQQAQQ from the coding sequence ATGCACGTGGTTTACCCTGGTAGCTTCGACCCATTGCACAACGGCCACCTCGATGTGATTCGGCGGGCCAGCGGCCTGTTCGAGCGCGTCACGGTGGCGGTATTGGAGAACCCTTCCAAGCGTGGGCAGCAGCTCTTCAGCGCCGAGGAGCGTGTTCACATCATCCGCGACGCAGTGGCCCAGGCCAACCTCGGCAACGTTCAGGTCCACACCTTCCAGGGCCTGCTGGTGGACTTTCTCAAGTCGCTCGGCGCCAAAGTGATTGTCAAGGGTCTGCGGGCGGTCTCGGACTACGAGTACGAACTGCAGATGGCCCACCTCAACCGGCAATACCCGCCCCACCCGGAGACGCTGTTCATCATGGCCGCTACCCGCTGGTCCTTCATCTCCAGCACCATGGTCAAGGAGATCGCCCGCTACGGCGGCGACGTGAGCGAGATGGTGCCCCCGGCGACCCTCGAGGCCCTGCTGTACAAGCAGCAGGCCCAGCAGTAG
- a CDS encoding ABC transporter substrate-binding protein: protein MKLVHDWLGPIELPDSARRIVSLAPNATDTLFALGLGERVVGRSAFCYRPAAVLGLPVLSSYTRVRWELLRSLEPDLVLVSTGVQRGLLEELRQGGIPVFPVPLPQSPYGILENIVLLGELLGVGERASRLCAELAERYGRLAGILPPLRVYFEFDLGGPISVGRGSYVGEALRHLGLVNVFADHPHSYFTPDLEAVPTLHPDLVIYEPKPHRSRPRERAAILMASRGWNYPLVVNGGDELAHYGPLFFGYLEELERQVERLGL from the coding sequence ATGAAGCTCGTGCATGACTGGCTGGGGCCCATCGAACTGCCCGATTCGGCCCGCCGCATCGTCTCGCTGGCTCCCAATGCCACCGATACCCTCTTCGCGTTGGGCTTGGGGGAGAGGGTGGTGGGGCGCAGCGCCTTCTGCTACCGCCCGGCAGCGGTACTCGGTTTGCCCGTGCTTTCCAGCTACACCCGTGTGCGCTGGGAGCTGCTGAGGAGCCTCGAGCCCGACCTGGTGCTCGTGAGCACCGGGGTGCAGCGGGGGCTGCTGGAGGAGCTGCGCCAAGGCGGGATCCCAGTCTTTCCCGTTCCCCTGCCGCAAAGCCCCTATGGTATCCTCGAGAACATCGTACTGCTGGGCGAATTGCTGGGAGTGGGGGAGCGAGCCTCGCGACTGTGCGCCGAACTGGCCGAGCGATATGGCCGACTGGCCGGAATCCTGCCCCCTTTGCGGGTCTACTTCGAGTTCGACCTGGGTGGACCGATCAGCGTGGGCCGGGGAAGCTACGTGGGAGAGGCGCTGCGCCACCTGGGCCTGGTCAATGTCTTCGCCGATCACCCCCACAGCTACTTCACCCCCGACCTGGAGGCCGTCCCCACCCTTCACCCCGACCTTGTGATCTACGAGCCCAAGCCCCACCGTTCCCGTCCCCGGGAGCGGGCAGCCATCCTGATGGCTTCGCGAGGCTGGAATTACCCGCTGGTAGTCAACGGCGGGGACGAACTGGCCCACTATGGCCCGCTGTTTTTTGGCTACTTGGAGGAGCTCGAGCGGCAGGTCGAGCGGTTGGGGCTATGA
- the coaE gene encoding dephospho-CoA kinase (Dephospho-CoA kinase (CoaE) performs the final step in coenzyme A biosynthesis.), with translation MRIIGLTGSIGSGKSTVARILRELGVTVLDADAFAREGSEVLREAICRRFPEACVAGELNRRRLGQLVFADPQARRDLEAILHPYVRQRMAEAAQQARERGESLIVQDIPLLFETGREGDFDGVLVVVAPTEARLRRVRARSGLSVEEFAARDASQVPQEEKLRRATWIIWNDSDLESLRARVRSWLEEVRDEARA, from the coding sequence ATGCGCATCATCGGCCTCACGGGCAGCATTGGTAGCGGTAAGAGCACGGTCGCGCGGATTTTGCGCGAACTGGGGGTGACGGTGCTCGATGCCGATGCCTTTGCCCGCGAGGGGTCGGAGGTGTTGCGTGAGGCCATCTGCCGACGCTTCCCCGAGGCCTGTGTGGCAGGGGAACTGAACCGGCGCAGGCTGGGGCAGTTGGTGTTCGCCGACCCCCAAGCCCGGCGCGACCTCGAGGCCATCCTGCACCCTTACGTGCGCCAGCGCATGGCCGAGGCCGCGCAGCAGGCTCGGGAAAGGGGGGAATCCCTGATCGTGCAGGACATACCCCTGCTGTTCGAAACCGGTAGAGAGGGCGATTTCGACGGGGTATTGGTGGTGGTCGCCCCCACCGAAGCGCGCCTGCGAAGGGTACGGGCCCGTAGCGGCCTCAGCGTCGAGGAGTTCGCCGCCAGGGACGCCAGCCAAGTGCCCCAGGAGGAAAAGCTCCGGCGGGCGACCTGGATAATCTGGAACGACTCCGACCTAGAGAGCCTGCGGGCACGGGTGCGGAGCTGGCTCGAGGAGGTGAGGGATGAAGCTCGTGCATGA
- the ilvA gene encoding threonine ammonia-lyase encodes MSLTLAEIRAAQRTLEGIVASTPLLADEVLSGELGARAYVKAECLQKSGSFKIRGAYNKISHLSKEEKARGVIAPSAGNHAQGVALAARLHGIRAVIVMPQYAPLTKVKATQALGAEVVLQGLTFDDAAAHARELAQRHGYTWVHAFDDEQVIAGQGTIGLEILAALPEVSILVVPIGGGGLISGVAIAAKSLKPSLRVVGVQAAGCAPVRPSLEAGHPVAVTAAQTIADGIAVKRPGDLTLPLIKQYVDEVVEVSDDEIARGIFHCAQNSKLVVEGAGAAGVAALLAGRVLLRPDEVVCTVLCGGNIDGNLLSRVIEQVLVRQGRYILLKLSLVDRPGALARIVEKVAEAGANVVDIFHRRALWLAPLGKVGVELVLEVRDDEHGREVVARLEGAGYHVERENLGLWPE; translated from the coding sequence ATGAGTCTCACGCTAGCGGAGATTCGGGCGGCTCAGAGAACGCTCGAGGGCATCGTCGCTTCAACCCCGCTGCTGGCCGATGAGGTGCTCTCCGGGGAACTCGGCGCGAGGGCCTACGTCAAGGCCGAGTGCCTGCAAAAGAGCGGCTCGTTCAAGATTCGCGGAGCCTACAACAAGATCAGTCACCTCTCGAAGGAGGAGAAGGCCAGGGGTGTGATTGCACCCTCGGCGGGCAACCACGCCCAGGGCGTGGCGCTGGCGGCCCGGCTACACGGCATCCGCGCGGTGATCGTGATGCCGCAGTACGCGCCGCTGACCAAGGTCAAGGCCACCCAGGCCCTGGGGGCGGAGGTGGTGTTGCAGGGCCTCACCTTCGACGACGCCGCCGCTCACGCCCGTGAACTGGCTCAGCGGCACGGCTACACCTGGGTCCACGCCTTCGACGACGAGCAAGTGATCGCGGGCCAGGGGACCATCGGCCTCGAGATCCTCGCCGCCCTCCCGGAGGTGAGCATTTTGGTGGTGCCCATCGGCGGCGGGGGCCTCATTTCCGGCGTCGCCATCGCGGCCAAGAGCCTCAAGCCCTCGCTGCGGGTGGTGGGCGTACAGGCGGCGGGCTGCGCTCCGGTGCGGCCCTCGCTCGAGGCCGGGCATCCCGTGGCCGTCACCGCTGCCCAGACCATCGCCGACGGCATCGCCGTCAAGCGCCCCGGCGACCTCACCCTCCCCCTGATCAAGCAGTACGTCGACGAGGTGGTCGAAGTCAGCGACGATGAGATCGCCAGGGGTATCTTCCACTGCGCCCAGAACAGCAAGCTGGTGGTGGAAGGGGCGGGTGCGGCGGGCGTGGCTGCTTTGCTGGCCGGCAGAGTTCTGCTGCGCCCTGACGAGGTGGTCTGCACCGTGCTGTGCGGGGGTAACATCGACGGCAACCTGCTTTCTCGGGTCATCGAGCAGGTGCTGGTGCGTCAGGGCCGCTACATTCTGCTCAAGCTCTCGCTGGTCGATCGCCCTGGAGCCCTGGCCCGCATCGTCGAGAAGGTGGCCGAGGCTGGGGCCAACGTGGTGGACATCTTTCACCGCCGGGCGCTGTGGCTGGCCCCGCTGGGTAAGGTGGGCGTGGAACTGGTGCTCGAGGTGCGCGATGACGAACACGGGCGCGAGGTGGTGGCGCGGCTCGAGGGCGCCGGCTATCACGTTGAACGCGAGAACCTGGGCCTGTGGCCGGAATAG
- a CDS encoding S-layer homology domain-containing protein: MRWLLASLAVLGLAGAQQAPRGGFVDVPPCHWAAEAVRALAAKELVQGSPAGSRELVENALRQVFEGLRCGDPGWSLEFLEGAPPGFATGAVGKIDGFELRGLQTRVSGGEATVSFQVVISEGGSVYTRRGTARLVSGPGGWRVVYSSLVALGLPYFR; the protein is encoded by the coding sequence ATGCGCTGGTTGCTGGCAAGTTTGGCGGTCCTGGGGTTGGCGGGGGCGCAGCAGGCCCCGCGGGGCGGTTTCGTGGACGTGCCGCCTTGCCACTGGGCGGCGGAGGCGGTGCGGGCGCTGGCGGCGAAGGAGTTGGTCCAGGGGAGCCCGGCGGGCTCGAGGGAACTCGTAGAGAACGCCCTGCGGCAGGTGTTCGAGGGGCTCAGGTGCGGCGATCCGGGGTGGAGCCTCGAGTTCCTCGAGGGCGCCCCTCCCGGCTTCGCGACCGGTGCCGTGGGGAAGATCGACGGGTTCGAGCTCCGGGGGCTGCAAACCCGCGTCAGCGGGGGCGAGGCCACGGTCAGCTTCCAGGTGGTCATCTCGGAAGGGGGCAGCGTTTACACCCGCCGGGGCACGGCCCGGCTCGTGTCGGGTCCGGGCGGCTGGCGCGTGGTTTATAGCAGCTTAGTGGCGCTCGGCCTGCCCTACTTCAGGTAG
- a CDS encoding aldehyde dehydrogenase family protein: protein MNTFKSKYGNALEIGHLIGGEEVFEGGVLERRNPSDCEDLTARFPEASKETVRRAAQAARKAFEEWSRTPAPVRGGVLMNFASVLTREKETLSRLMVREIGKTLKEARGDVQEAIDTAVFFASEGRRLYGQTVPSEMANKELFTFRRPLGVAGMITAGNFPIAVPSWKIIPAVLTGNTVVWKPSEDSPALSYVFVRLFEEAGLPPGVVNVVFGGGKDSTGQWLIELMDEGLLNKFAFTGSTAVGRQIGEVAGRNLIRPTLELGGKNPLIVLADADLELAVEGAWWSAFATGGQRCTSAGNLIVEESIYEEFKRRFLEKTESTVVGNPLLYDDLTYGPFMNERLFQRWSEHYRWGEQDGAKLLFGSGRITSSNPYPRFKGDPDAGIFGTPTVWEAAPGMRQFEQEIFGPTINLVKAKDLEQALEYANAHPYGLSSAIYTNHRHSAYRFKVGIKAGMSSINNSTVGAEAHLPFGGIRGSGNGTRESGVWVIEEYTYWHAVNEEYSGRLQLAQMDTAYAQAREATDWARLLGLQEIVR from the coding sequence ATGAACACATTCAAGAGCAAATACGGTAATGCCCTGGAGATCGGTCACCTCATCGGCGGGGAGGAGGTGTTTGAGGGGGGAGTGCTCGAGCGGCGCAACCCCTCCGACTGCGAGGACCTCACCGCCCGTTTCCCGGAAGCCTCCAAGGAAACGGTGCGACGAGCCGCTCAGGCCGCCCGCAAAGCCTTCGAGGAGTGGTCACGCACTCCTGCGCCGGTGCGGGGTGGCGTGCTGATGAACTTCGCCAGCGTGCTGACCCGCGAGAAGGAGACCCTCAGCCGCCTGATGGTACGTGAGATCGGCAAGACCCTCAAGGAAGCCCGCGGGGACGTGCAGGAGGCCATCGACACCGCGGTGTTCTTCGCTTCGGAGGGGCGGCGGCTCTACGGCCAGACCGTGCCCAGCGAGATGGCCAATAAGGAGCTCTTCACCTTCCGCCGCCCCCTGGGGGTGGCGGGCATGATCACTGCGGGCAACTTCCCCATCGCCGTGCCCTCTTGGAAGATCATCCCGGCGGTGCTCACCGGCAATACTGTCGTCTGGAAGCCCTCGGAAGACTCGCCAGCCCTCTCCTACGTCTTCGTCAGGCTCTTCGAGGAGGCTGGGTTGCCGCCGGGCGTGGTCAACGTGGTCTTTGGCGGGGGCAAGGACTCCACGGGTCAATGGCTCATCGAGCTGATGGACGAGGGCCTGCTCAACAAGTTCGCCTTCACCGGCAGCACCGCTGTGGGCCGTCAGATCGGGGAGGTGGCTGGGCGCAACCTCATCCGCCCCACCCTCGAGCTCGGCGGCAAGAATCCCCTGATCGTGCTGGCTGATGCCGACCTCGAGCTGGCGGTGGAGGGGGCTTGGTGGAGCGCTTTTGCCACCGGCGGCCAGCGTTGCACCAGCGCGGGCAACCTCATCGTCGAGGAGTCCATTTACGAGGAGTTCAAGCGGCGCTTCCTCGAGAAGACCGAGTCCACAGTGGTGGGCAACCCCCTGCTCTACGACGACCTGACCTACGGCCCCTTCATGAACGAGCGCCTCTTCCAGCGCTGGAGCGAGCACTACCGGTGGGGAGAGCAAGACGGGGCAAAGCTGCTCTTCGGCTCTGGGCGCATCACCTCGAGCAACCCTTACCCCCGCTTCAAGGGCGACCCCGACGCAGGAATCTTCGGTACCCCCACGGTCTGGGAGGCCGCGCCGGGGATGCGCCAGTTTGAGCAGGAGATCTTCGGCCCTACCATCAATTTGGTCAAGGCTAAGGACCTCGAGCAGGCCCTCGAGTACGCCAACGCGCACCCCTACGGGCTTTCCTCCGCCATCTACACCAACCACCGCCACTCGGCCTACCGCTTTAAGGTGGGGATCAAGGCGGGCATGAGCAGCATCAACAACTCCACCGTGGGGGCCGAGGCCCACCTGCCCTTCGGCGGGATTCGCGGCAGCGGCAACGGCACCCGCGAGAGCGGGGTATGGGTGATCGAGGAATACACCTACTGGCACGCGGTCAACGAGGAGTACTCGGGTCGGCTCCAGCTTGCCCAGATGGACACCGCCTACGCCCAGGCCCGCGAGGCCACCGACTGGGCCAGGCTGCTGGGGCTTCAGGAGATTGTCCGATGA
- the rnr gene encoding ribonuclease R, with the protein MTDTILEFLRKQPDKQYGLREIIRSLRLERAEAKESLDRLVAEGKLIETRRHTYVLPGAGSEIRKPVGGRPGRGFVAKLQVHPLGFGFAMPEEPGREDLYIPKGSLAGAWHGDRVVVVPQPPGRDRKPWGVVAEVLERARDRMTGRLDFKRGFAWLISDDPKLPRMIKLMPLGLGGLEAGARIAVKINYPDRPGHEPYGEFLEYLGQADDPQSETEAVIVKHNLLKEFSPEALAEAERISFEIPPSELERRSDFRGLNIFTIDGADAKDFDDAIHVERLPKGIFRVGVHIADVSHYVKEHSALDKDAYARATSVYLPGRVLPMLPERLSNGVCSLVPGEDRLVLSVLLDIDKDGHIRDYQLREGVIRSVARLTYNQVQDYAEGKPLPEEYSFLAADLTLLLALTKALKEDRLAHGALDFHFSEVKVEVGEEGSLHLIPIREPDARSLVEELMLLANRTVARHLFERGIPALFRVHEDPTEKAYAELVQNLARLGYKLPHGEPSPKALQEILKQAEGKPEEKVVSSLLLRSLRLARYAAENLGHFGLAAEHYLHFTSPIRRYPDLVVHRVLKALLRKRITEKKRAEWAERFPDMALHASERERAAEEAERDLTKFYQCLWAQGQVGQTFGGIVSGVTDFGVFVALENGVEGMIRLENLRDDYYHYTPDLLALVGQRSKRRIRIGDALEVSIMAANPAARQIDMEPARAEGQARSGKPAKREKPAKAGPTRGRGGDKKATRSAVGPPAKRERPDRGARATLSKIYFGEWSGSPAPERPSESQSGSRRRRRRRS; encoded by the coding sequence ATGACCGACACAATTCTCGAATTTCTGCGCAAGCAGCCGGACAAGCAGTACGGGCTGCGAGAGATTATCCGTAGCCTGCGCCTCGAGCGGGCTGAAGCCAAGGAGTCGCTGGACCGGCTGGTGGCCGAGGGCAAGCTGATCGAAACGCGTCGGCACACCTACGTGCTGCCCGGTGCGGGATCGGAGATCCGCAAGCCCGTGGGCGGGCGGCCCGGGCGGGGCTTCGTCGCCAAGCTCCAGGTGCACCCGCTGGGCTTTGGCTTCGCGATGCCCGAGGAGCCGGGGCGCGAAGACCTCTACATCCCCAAAGGCTCGCTCGCCGGGGCCTGGCACGGCGACCGGGTGGTGGTGGTGCCGCAGCCGCCGGGGCGCGACCGCAAGCCCTGGGGGGTGGTGGCGGAGGTGCTCGAGCGCGCCCGCGACCGTATGACCGGGCGGCTCGACTTCAAGCGCGGCTTCGCCTGGCTCATCTCCGACGACCCCAAGCTACCGCGCATGATCAAGCTGATGCCGCTGGGCCTGGGTGGGCTCGAGGCCGGAGCCCGTATCGCCGTCAAGATCAACTACCCCGACCGGCCGGGCCACGAACCCTACGGCGAGTTTCTGGAATACCTGGGGCAGGCCGACGACCCCCAGAGCGAGACCGAGGCGGTCATCGTCAAGCACAACCTCCTCAAGGAGTTCAGCCCCGAGGCCCTGGCCGAGGCCGAGCGCATCTCCTTCGAGATCCCGCCGTCCGAGCTCGAGCGCCGCAGTGACTTCCGCGGCCTCAACATCTTCACCATCGACGGCGCCGACGCCAAGGACTTCGACGACGCCATCCATGTCGAGCGGCTGCCCAAGGGCATCTTCCGCGTCGGGGTGCACATCGCCGACGTATCCCACTACGTCAAAGAGCACAGCGCCCTCGACAAGGACGCCTACGCCCGTGCGACCAGTGTCTACCTGCCAGGCCGGGTGCTGCCCATGCTTCCCGAGCGACTGTCCAACGGGGTTTGCTCGCTGGTGCCCGGCGAGGATCGTCTGGTGCTTTCGGTGCTGCTGGACATCGATAAGGATGGCCACATCCGTGACTACCAGCTCAGGGAAGGCGTCATCCGCAGCGTGGCCCGCCTGACCTACAACCAGGTGCAGGACTACGCCGAGGGTAAGCCCCTGCCTGAGGAATATAGCTTCCTGGCCGCCGACCTGACCCTGCTGCTCGCGCTCACCAAGGCCCTCAAGGAGGACCGCCTCGCGCACGGTGCCCTGGACTTTCATTTCAGCGAGGTCAAAGTGGAGGTGGGGGAGGAGGGCAGCCTGCACCTGATCCCTATCCGCGAGCCCGACGCTCGCAGCCTCGTCGAGGAGCTGATGTTGCTGGCCAACCGCACCGTGGCCCGCCACCTCTTCGAGCGGGGTATCCCCGCGCTGTTCCGCGTGCACGAGGACCCTACGGAGAAGGCCTATGCCGAGCTGGTGCAGAACCTGGCCCGGCTGGGCTACAAGCTTCCCCACGGTGAGCCTAGCCCTAAGGCTCTGCAGGAAATCCTCAAGCAGGCCGAAGGGAAACCCGAGGAGAAGGTGGTCTCGAGCCTGCTGCTGCGCTCGCTGCGCCTGGCCCGCTACGCCGCGGAGAACTTGGGCCACTTCGGCTTGGCCGCCGAGCACTACCTGCACTTCACCAGCCCCATCCGTCGCTATCCCGACCTGGTGGTGCACCGCGTGCTGAAGGCGCTGCTCAGGAAGCGCATCACCGAGAAAAAACGCGCCGAGTGGGCCGAGCGCTTCCCCGACATGGCCCTCCACGCCTCCGAGCGCGAGCGCGCCGCCGAGGAAGCCGAACGCGACCTGACCAAGTTCTACCAGTGCCTGTGGGCACAGGGGCAGGTCGGGCAGACGTTTGGGGGCATCGTCAGCGGCGTCACCGACTTCGGGGTCTTCGTGGCTTTGGAGAACGGCGTCGAGGGCATGATCCGCCTGGAGAACCTCCGCGACGACTACTACCACTACACCCCCGACCTGCTGGCCTTAGTAGGCCAGCGCAGCAAGCGGCGTATCCGCATCGGGGATGCGCTCGAGGTCTCCATCATGGCTGCCAACCCCGCCGCCCGCCAGATCGACATGGAGCCCGCACGGGCTGAGGGCCAGGCCCGCTCCGGCAAACCAGCCAAGCGCGAGAAGCCCGCCAAGGCAGGCCCTACACGGGGACGGGGCGGGGACAAAAAGGCCACCCGCAGCGCGGTAGGTCCTCCCGCCAAGCGTGAACGACCCGACCGAGGGGCCAGGGCCACGCTCAGCAAGATCTACTTTGGCGAGTGGAGCGGCAGCCCGGCTCCCGAACGCCCCTCGGAAAGCCAGTCCGGGTCCCGTCGCCGTAGGCGTCGCCGCTCCTAA
- a CDS encoding RsmD family RNA methyltransferase: MSLRILGGSARGVALKVPASARPSPVRLRKALFDYLRLRYPQRGKFLDLYAGSGAIGLEAASEGFEVTLVELDRQAQRFLRENAMRARLEVHIEPMAVERYLELAARRGQRFVVAFMAPPYPHDLLRDFQRLLEADIVEPGGLRILQHPTELHLPMGERRVYGTNCLTIVCQEP; this comes from the coding sequence ATGAGCCTACGCATCCTGGGCGGAAGCGCACGGGGTGTGGCCCTCAAGGTGCCCGCCTCGGCCCGTCCTAGCCCGGTACGTCTGCGCAAGGCCCTGTTCGATTACCTGCGGCTGCGCTATCCGCAGCGGGGAAAGTTCCTCGACCTGTACGCGGGGTCGGGGGCGATCGGCCTCGAGGCGGCCAGCGAGGGCTTCGAGGTGACGCTGGTGGAACTCGACCGGCAGGCCCAGCGGTTTTTGCGCGAGAACGCCATGAGGGCCAGGCTCGAGGTGCACATAGAGCCCATGGCAGTCGAGCGCTACCTCGAGCTCGCCGCACGGAGAGGACAGCGCTTTGTGGTGGCCTTTATGGCCCCACCCTACCCTCATGATCTCCTGCGGGACTTTCAGCGGCTGCTCGAGGCCGATATCGTCGAGCCGGGCGGTCTGCGCATCCTACAGCACCCCACCGAGCTGCACCTACCCATGGGCGAGCGCCGGGTTTACGGCACCAACTGTTTGACCATCGTGTGCCAGGAGCCTTGA
- a CDS encoding ABC transporter ATP-binding protein — MTAPLVLIDQASAIYRSFQGQSRLTLESVSLRLMPGETHALIGRNGAGKTTLLRLILGLLPTLTGKVSVLGKDPVTRRTQIMREVGVLLDGRRALEPRLSGLENLTLKGSMYGLPKAELHDRVKALLDHFDLPANEPVNRYSRGMRQRLILAGAVLHKPRVLLLDEPTLGLDIRGWDLLLELIEQTNKLGGAVLITSQEISLMEKISSWVSVLERGRVVASGAPSDVLCILGYSARVRLRVLNPAKMVIPIPPGFSWDGEFLEGPLSLEGLEEAISYLRSTGAGLVGLEQVSGIERLVRGETT; from the coding sequence ATGACCGCTCCTCTAGTACTAATTGACCAAGCCAGTGCCATCTACCGTTCTTTCCAGGGTCAGTCCAGGCTGACCCTGGAGAGCGTAAGTCTTCGATTGATGCCGGGCGAAACCCATGCGCTGATAGGTCGCAACGGTGCTGGGAAGACCACTCTGCTCAGGCTAATCCTAGGCTTGTTGCCTACTCTGACCGGGAAAGTCAGCGTACTGGGCAAAGATCCCGTCACACGGCGTACCCAGATCATGCGGGAGGTCGGGGTCTTGCTGGATGGTAGGCGCGCGCTAGAACCCCGCCTGAGCGGATTAGAGAACCTAACGCTCAAAGGCTCGATGTACGGGCTGCCCAAAGCCGAACTCCATGACCGTGTTAAGGCCCTGCTAGACCACTTCGATCTTCCTGCTAACGAACCGGTAAACCGGTACTCGAGGGGAATGCGACAGCGGCTTATCCTAGCGGGAGCTGTTCTGCATAAACCCCGAGTTCTTCTTCTCGATGAGCCTACCCTGGGTCTGGATATTCGGGGGTGGGATCTGCTACTGGAGCTCATCGAGCAAACGAACAAGCTCGGGGGGGCAGTGCTGATAACCTCACAGGAAATTTCACTCATGGAAAAGATCTCAAGTTGGGTAAGCGTTCTGGAACGGGGAAGAGTGGTGGCTTCTGGAGCGCCATCGGACGTGCTGTGCATCCTAGGCTACAGCGCTCGAGTGCGCCTAAGGGTTCTCAATCCAGCCAAGATGGTAATCCCGATACCTCCAGGCTTCTCGTGGGATGGGGAGTTTCTTGAAGGACCGCTCAGTTTGGAGGGATTGGAGGAGGCTATATCCTACCTGCGCTCTACGGGTGCAGGCTTAGTGGGCCTTGAGCAAGTCTCGGGTATAGAGCGGCTGGTGAGGGGAGAGACGACATGA
- a CDS encoding aspartate aminotransferase family protein → MEAFDWYEKHVNPGLAGLLRFTGLDKVESHAEGVYVWDTEGKRYLDFLGLYGTLSLGHRHPRVVEAVKAQLERMPMSVRVMVSEPTARLAHRLAEITPGDLSMVFFGNSGAEAVEAALKFARIHTQRPGFITTKNGYHGKTYGALSVTPKEHYQLPAAPLVPGVTVVPFGDAKALEEAIAPDTAAVILEPIQGEGGIRIPPEGYLREVRRITREKSVLLIVDEVQTGLGRTGKLWGVDWEGVEPDILTSAKALGGGVMPISATIVRPEIFEVYKHEPLIHSTTFGGNPLAAAAALAAIEVTLEQDLPARAQEMGQYLMASLKQLWDAYPEFIEEVRGRGLMVGLEFTDADIGALVVSELATRGILTAFGLNNPKVVRLEPPLIVEKAHIDQAVEALGESLAATKVALEGVL, encoded by the coding sequence ATGGAAGCTTTCGACTGGTACGAGAAGCACGTCAACCCCGGGCTCGCGGGCCTGCTCCGCTTCACCGGGCTCGATAAGGTGGAATCCCACGCCGAAGGGGTTTACGTGTGGGACACCGAGGGCAAGCGCTACCTGGACTTCTTGGGGCTCTACGGCACGCTCTCGCTGGGGCACCGGCACCCCCGGGTAGTCGAGGCGGTCAAGGCCCAGCTCGAGCGCATGCCCATGTCGGTGCGGGTGATGGTCTCCGAGCCCACCGCCCGTCTGGCCCACCGGCTGGCCGAGATCACCCCCGGCGACCTCTCGATGGTCTTCTTCGGCAACTCGGGCGCCGAGGCCGTGGAGGCCGCGCTCAAGTTCGCCCGCATCCACACCCAGCGGCCCGGTTTCATCACCACCAAGAACGGCTACCACGGCAAGACCTACGGGGCACTCTCCGTGACGCCCAAGGAGCACTACCAGCTCCCGGCGGCCCCACTGGTGCCCGGCGTGACGGTGGTGCCCTTTGGCGATGCCAAGGCCCTCGAGGAAGCCATCGCTCCCGATACGGCGGCGGTGATCCTCGAGCCCATCCAGGGGGAGGGCGGCATCCGGATCCCGCCGGAGGGCTACCTGCGTGAGGTGCGGCGCATTACCCGCGAGAAGAGCGTGCTGCTCATCGTCGATGAAGTTCAAACCGGCCTGGGGCGCACCGGCAAGCTGTGGGGCGTGGACTGGGAGGGGGTCGAGCCCGACATCCTCACCAGCGCCAAGGCTTTGGGCGGGGGCGTGATGCCCATCAGCGCCACCATCGTGCGCCCCGAGATCTTCGAGGTTTACAAGCACGAGCCCCTGATCCACTCCACCACCTTCGGCGGCAACCCACTGGCCGCGGCGGCGGCCCTGGCGGCCATCGAGGTGACCCTAGAGCAAGACCTCCCGGCCCGCGCCCAGGAGATGGGCCAGTACCTCATGGCCTCCTTGAAGCAGCTCTGGGACGCCTACCCCGAGTTCATCGAGGAGGTGCGGGGGCGTGGCCTGATGGTGGGCCTGGAGTTCACCGACGCCGACATCGGCGCGCTGGTGGTGTCCGAGCTTGCTACCCGCGGCATCCTCACCGCCTTCGGGCTCAACAACCCCAAGGTGGTGCGCCTCGAGCCCCCCCTCATCGTGGAGAAGGCGCACATCGACCAGGCCGTCGAGGCGCTGGGGGAGAGCCTGGCGGCGACCAAGGTGGCGCTCGAGGGGGTGCTGTAA